The following are encoded in a window of Chlorocebus sabaeus isolate Y175 chromosome 10, mChlSab1.0.hap1, whole genome shotgun sequence genomic DNA:
- the LOC103218219 gene encoding probable E3 ubiquitin-protein ligase RNF144A-A isoform X1 codes for MSHSAPEPPLKFVQGKDEITDTGLRKEPGIPRTWASQNPRHLGPRRLELGDQERVVRGDEYDGVDRVEMSCGHAVDPENLKLWCLQLIKQGKYTLHCPAEVKGKKCGAQWLYPEVRRCTQLSDSEQQEFEQGLAQAAMRRYCNLKVCPGCRSLVERKDPAELRVHCTVCCTIRGVPYDFCWQCMQAWKGPMLSSNCCGNEDCRDPILHILATCATKDLPDSSIQGCPSIRACPECGLLIEHKERCKYVTCSRCDTKFCFACLETAQACEAAKPASWFKQCSKPLAPRQSHVPVWSPYQQRLLLQGQPLELEAFRPRVVFAQQPAANEGRCLIL; via the exons atgagccacagcgcccctGAGCCCCCGCTCAAGTTCGTGCAGGGCAAAGATGAGATAACTG ACACAGGACTGAGGAAGGAGCCTGGGATCCCCAGAACCTGGGCTTCCCAGAACCCCAGACACCTGGGACCACGGCGACTGGAGTTGGGGGACCAGGAGAGGGTGGTGAGAG GGGACGAGTATGACGGTGTGGACAGGGTGGAGATGAGCTGTGGGCACGCAGTGGACCCAGAGAACCTGAAGCTCTGGTGCCTCCAGCTGATAAAACAG GGCAAGTACACACTCCACTGCCCCGCGGAAGTCAAGGGGAAGAAGTGTGGGGCCCAGTGGCTCTACCCGGAGGTACGCCGCTGCACCCAGCTGAGCGACTCTGAGCAGCAGGAGTTCGAGCAAGggcttgcccaggctgcaatgagaCGCTACTGCAACCTGAAAGTG TGCCCAGGCTGCAGGAGCCTCGTGGAGCGGAAGGATCCAGCCGAGCTTCGGGTGCATTGCACAGTCTGTTGCACCATACGGGGTGTGCCCTACGACTTCTGCTGGCAGTGCATGCAGGCCTGGAAAGGGCCTATGTTGTCTTCGAACTGTTGTGGCAATGAGGACTGCAGGGACCCGATCCTGCACATCCTCGCCACCTGTGCCACCAAGGACCTCCCAGACAGCTCGATCCAAGGTTGCCCTTCCATCCGGGCCTGCCCCGAGTGCGGGCTGCTCATTGAGCACAAGGAGCGCTGCAAGTACGTGACGTGCTCCCGGTGTGACACGAAGTTCTGCTTCGCCTGCCTGGAGACGGCTCAGGCCTGCGAGGCTGCCAAGCCAGCCAGCTGGTTTAAGCAGTGTTCCAAGCCACTGGCCCCACGGCAAAGCCACGTTCCTGTGTGGAGCCCGTACCAACAGAGATTGCTGTTGCAAGGCCAGCCTCTCGAGTTGGAAGCCTTTCGACCGAGAGTTGTTTTTGCCCAGCAGCCGGCGGCGAACGAGGGGAGATGTTTGATTTTATGA
- the LOC103218219 gene encoding probable E3 ubiquitin-protein ligase RNF144A-A isoform X2 has protein sequence MSHSAPEPPLKFVQGKDEITGDEYDGVDRVEMSCGHAVDPENLKLWCLQLIKQGKYTLHCPAEVKGKKCGAQWLYPEVRRCTQLSDSEQQEFEQGLAQAAMRRYCNLKVCPGCRSLVERKDPAELRVHCTVCCTIRGVPYDFCWQCMQAWKGPMLSSNCCGNEDCRDPILHILATCATKDLPDSSIQGCPSIRACPECGLLIEHKERCKYVTCSRCDTKFCFACLETAQACEAAKPASWFKQCSKPLAPRQSHVPVWSPYQQRLLLQGQPLELEAFRPRVVFAQQPAANEGRCLIL, from the exons atgagccacagcgcccctGAGCCCCCGCTCAAGTTCGTGCAGGGCAAAGATGAGATAACTG GGGACGAGTATGACGGTGTGGACAGGGTGGAGATGAGCTGTGGGCACGCAGTGGACCCAGAGAACCTGAAGCTCTGGTGCCTCCAGCTGATAAAACAG GGCAAGTACACACTCCACTGCCCCGCGGAAGTCAAGGGGAAGAAGTGTGGGGCCCAGTGGCTCTACCCGGAGGTACGCCGCTGCACCCAGCTGAGCGACTCTGAGCAGCAGGAGTTCGAGCAAGggcttgcccaggctgcaatgagaCGCTACTGCAACCTGAAAGTG TGCCCAGGCTGCAGGAGCCTCGTGGAGCGGAAGGATCCAGCCGAGCTTCGGGTGCATTGCACAGTCTGTTGCACCATACGGGGTGTGCCCTACGACTTCTGCTGGCAGTGCATGCAGGCCTGGAAAGGGCCTATGTTGTCTTCGAACTGTTGTGGCAATGAGGACTGCAGGGACCCGATCCTGCACATCCTCGCCACCTGTGCCACCAAGGACCTCCCAGACAGCTCGATCCAAGGTTGCCCTTCCATCCGGGCCTGCCCCGAGTGCGGGCTGCTCATTGAGCACAAGGAGCGCTGCAAGTACGTGACGTGCTCCCGGTGTGACACGAAGTTCTGCTTCGCCTGCCTGGAGACGGCTCAGGCCTGCGAGGCTGCCAAGCCAGCCAGCTGGTTTAAGCAGTGTTCCAAGCCACTGGCCCCACGGCAAAGCCACGTTCCTGTGTGGAGCCCGTACCAACAGAGATTGCTGTTGCAAGGCCAGCCTCTCGAGTTGGAAGCCTTTCGACCGAGAGTTGTTTTTGCCCAGCAGCCGGCGGCGAACGAGGGGAGATGTTTGATTTTATGA